Genomic segment of Bacteroides stercoris ATCC 43183:
GCCAGATATTGTGATCCGCCGCCAAGCACGCCCCTTGTCACGTCCATGACGAGTTGTTGCGAGGCACTGCGTGCGAACGAGATGCTTGTTCCGAAACTGCCCCCGATATTGGCGGCGGCTTCTTTCATGGCGGTACGTTCTGCGGTATTCGGAACGAAAAGTCCGGCCTGCCCGTCCATATCGTAAGCCGTTAGTTCCACCGGCAGGATATTCCCGCCACTCTCTATGGAGTTTACTGTGACTGCCATCCGCTGCCCTTCGATACGCACCGTACCATATAGCGGAGTATTCGCAGGTACAAGCACGCCGCCCACTTGCAGCGGTTCCAGCAACCGGAACTTCAGTCATGCTCCGGTGGTCACTGTCTGGTCTTCAGCCACGCAGGCACGTATCGTATTGGCTCCGGCAAGCTGTCCGCCACCCACGGCAGTGGCAAAACCGTAATTGCGGGGTATCGTGTCGGGGGCCGGAGGTGCGGCCAGTGACGAAACCACATTTTCCGCGGCACGTCCGGCGGCTATGGCGGCAGGATTGCCGGATGCACCACCCGCAGGCTGTATGTTCTTCACCTGTCCGCCCGTCTGTCCGGGGAAATAGCGTGCCGCCATCTCATATGACTTTTCCATCAGTTCCAGCGGGTCTTGTCCTTTCCGTTCACGTTCCAGCTTTTCGTTAAGCTCCTTCACCTGCCGCTCCAGTTCGTCCACCCTCGGACTCTCCTTCGGTTCCTGATAGAACGAGGTGATCTGCCTTGAAATCTGCCGCTGTTTTTCTCTGGACTCCCGGATAGCATCCGCTTTCGGTACATCTTCTTCCGGTTTCAGCCCGTCCGTTGTGTCCGGTGTCAGATAGCCACCTGCCATGTCCTGCAAGGTTCTCACTTTTTCTTGCCTGCGTTTCTTCATCTCTTCCAGTTCGTAAGCCTTCTGTTTGTCGGCCATCGTTTCCGGTGCGATAGCGTCGGGTATCGTGGTATTGATGCCTGCCGTCCCTTCCACCGTTTCGGGTGTGTCCGGTTTGAAGATAAACCAGATGAACCCGGCGCAAAGCAGGGAAAGGAATGTCACCACGCCATAGAATTTCAGCTTTTCAGCGGCCTTGCCGCTTAACTTCTTCTCCTTTTCGGATGCGGGTTCCGTCTTCTGCGCTCCTTTATCCTTCTCTTTCTCTTCTTTCTTATCGGATTGTGTCATTGGATACATTGTTTTTGAATGGTTGGATACTGTCCGTTTGGGGAAGCGCAATCCTTTGGAGATGCCGTACCTCAATCGGAAATTTGTCTGTCCCGCAGAAACCGCCCACGATGTAGGCAAGGTCGATGGCGGCGAAGAGTCCGAGCAGGCAAAGGATGATAATCCTTTGCTGCCGGTAGCTTAGCTGTTGCCATCGCCTGCGGAGTTTTATTATATATCGGTCTTTCTCCGTTCTGAACGAGTGGAAGACCTTTTTTATACCGTTATCTTTCATACTGTCCGATGTCCCTGTTTTCGATGATGGTAAAACTCTCTATCAGAAAGCCCTGCGGATTGTTGTCGCTCCGGGTTACATTCCTCAGACGGCAGGTGGTGACAAGCGACCTTTCGGTAACGCTGCTCGAACGGATGATGTGCTGCCGGCTATAGGTCTTCATCTCGTATGGATAGCTGTTGAAGTTCCCCTGTATGCTGTCCACCGTCAGCGTCTGCGAGATGTTTCCCGCTATCATCCGGTTGAAGTAGCCTTTCTCCTGCAAGTTCCGGTAGTAACCGATGGCGCTTTCATCCGAAAGGTAAAGGGCACGCTGGATGTTGCTTTCAATGGCGCTCTTGTCCGGTGATAGGGTGAAAAACAGTTCGTGGAAACGTCTGATATGTTCCCTCGCTTCCACGGGGCGGTTCTGCTGCACGTCCTGCGAAAGTGCCAGCATCAGCGACTTTCCGCTGTCCAGTACATAGATTTTCTGCCGTTGCGCCTCGGCAAACTCGTATGCCTTTCAGGTGGCGAAGACCGTTACCAGTGCGCATACTCCCAGGAATACCATTCCGAACAGCCGTAGCTGCCGGAATGATGTCTCGATGTTTTTTAATGATTTGAACTCCATGTCTTTTTCCTATTTTTTAAAGTGATACGTTTTAGAACATTTTCTTAATGCGTCCGGCTACCGATCCGCCGACTGCGCCTCCGACTGCCGCCGCACCGTTTCCGGCCATTTTCCCGGCACCGCCTACCTTCTGCCCGTAAGCTCCCGCACCGCCTGCCTGGATAATCCACGAGGACACCGTAGGAACACAGAAATAACCGATGATACCGATAATCATAAAGATACAATACACACTATTGGATGCGTCCGGTACGAATGTCGGGTCCTGCATCTGCTTGATGTCCTGCTGCAACATCAGAATCTGTATGCGTGAAAGGATAGCACCGAACAGATCACCCACGGGCAGCCATAAGTAAATACAGATATAGCGTGACAGCCATGTGGTGAGCGTACTCTGGAATCCGTCATAGACGGCCAGCGCAAAGGAGATTGGCCCCAGTATGGAAAGGACAATCAGAAAGAAAGTCCTCAGCGTGTCTATCAGCAGCGAGGCTGCCTGAAAGAAGAGTTCCAGCAGTTCCCGGAACCATTGCCGTATCTTTTCCCCCATGTCATACACCGCCTTCTGCCCGTACATGTTTATCATCGTGTCCATGTCCCCCAGCGACCAGCCAAGCTCGTCTATCTTCTTGTCAAATTCCTCGTCACTTACCAGAAAGGCCTTTGCCGGGTCACGGAGCATTGCTTCCCGTTCCAGTTCGTCCTTCTCTTCCTGATACTTTTTCATGTCGAAAGTCTGCTGTTCCACCAGTGAGGAAGTGGCACTGCATACGGGGGAAAGAATCCCGTTGATCGTGCCCAATACCATAGTGGGAAAAAACATGATGCAAAGGCCCAGCACGAAGGGCCGGAGCAGGGGGAACACGTCTATCGGCTCGGCCCGGGCAAGAGACTGCCATACCCGGTAGGCCACATAGAACAAGGCGCCGAGGCCCGCCACTCCCTTCGCTACCGAAGCCATGTCTTCACATAACGGCATCATTTCATCGTAAAGCGAACGCAACAACTCATGCAGGTTCGTCCAGTCTATTGATAGTAATACCATAGTCTATCTATTTTTACTTATAAATGATTACCAGTAACGTTGGTCGTGTGTCCCGTACAGGGAGAGCACCCGTGCGGCATCCCCCTTTTCCTTGCTCCGCAGGTACGACACCCCGATGTTCTTCCGGGTATAGTACCATGTCAGGTTCTTGTATTCCAATACTTCACCGTATATCCGGTTGATGATGTCCAGCCGTTCCTTGTCCGTCATCGAGAGTCCGGTAGCCGTGGTCACTTCCTTCAAGTCCAGCAGCAGGTTGCTGCTTTCTTCAAGCAGCCGGTTATACCCGAAAGCAATGGCCGAGAGTTCCTCCACTGTGAAATTCGGGTCACCCATCATCGTATTGAAATTCGTCACGTAGATGTCGCTGATGTCACCCACCAACAGAATGGTCTGCTGCACTTTACGGGCACCTTTTACAAGGTCATGCACCGATTTCAAGGCGTCGTAGTAGGCTTTACCTTGTTGGTAAATCTTTACAGTCTCCTGAAAGTTACTCCACATGTTCTGCGCCGTTGTGGAAGTCTGTACGATTTCATTGGCAGAGTTCACGATGCTTTGTGCGAAATTGCTGGGGTCGAAAACCGCCCACTGTGCCCTGACCGTCACCGAAAGGGACAGCAAGGCCACCAGTAGAATTGTCATTTTCCTTTTCATGCATCTATCTCCTTTCTTTAGTCAGTAAATACCGGCTGTCGTCATCACGGGCAAACAGCCCGTAACAGCCGAACAGCAATACCTCGCTTCCGCTGAAATACCCGATACATCCCGCATCCTTGTTCCCGTGCAGGAAAAGGTCGTCCCCTTTACGGAGTGGGATATTGATTTCGGTATAACTCATTTCTCCGGCGAACAGTGTAGCCTTGTAGCCCTTGAATCCGTCCGTCACCCGGTTGGATTTACGGATTGTCAGCGTGGACCCGCCTTCCTTGTTCATTCAGTGACCGCAGATGCGGTCATGTTCCAGTTCCTTTCTCATTTCCCCAATCAGGTTCAGCAGGTCCAGATTGGTCAGGGTGGCGTCTCCGAGCGCTTCCCTGCATTGACTTAATAAATCTTTCTTACTCATTATTGTCTATGAATTAATATGGTTACTTGTTTCCCTGCCGCTTATTTTCGGCAAGCTGTTTGATAGCCAGCTCGATGTTTCCATCCAGCTTTTCCGTAAGGCGGGTAAGTTCCAGTTTTTCAGACTCTTCAGTCGTATAGCATATATACTCCTCGTCCGAGACTTCCGTTGCGTACACCGCACTTTGCGTGCCGCCAAGCCCTATCCAGACCTCTTTGTACCTGCGATTGGCTGCATTGGCAAGATTGATCGAAAGTATCTGTGAGCGTTCCTTGTCCGTCAGGCCGAGCAGGTTCTGTATCTGGTCGAACTTGTTCTGGTACTTTCGTTGGTCAAGCAGTATCTTGCAGTCCGAATTGTTGATGATTGTCTCCTTTACAACCGGACTCGATATGATGTCGTCCACTTCCTGCGTCACCACAACCGCTTCGCCGAAGAATTTTCTGACCGTCTTGAAGAGATAGCGGATGTAGTTCGCCATCCCTTCACGTGCGATTGCCTTGCCGGGTAGGTCGGGGGCATTACTGCCCCTTTCCCCCCTAAGAACCGTACGTGAAAGTTTCCAATCATACGGCTCAAGCAACTTTAAATTTCTATCTAATAGAAACCAGCTCATTGTTACATCTATTTAAGTTGAATGACTTTTCTTCTGCAACTGTCATGTACCAAGAAATTAACTTTCTTTCCATTGACAATTCTTTCATTAGTTCCCCACGAGTGTTCTTTGTCTATGGGTTCTCCGCATATGGGGCATAAATGATTTTGTTTTTCCCACATATACAGCAATGATTTTCTACCATTAAGCGACTTGAGCATCTTGTAAGTCTTGCGCTTTTCAAAATATTCTTTCCATTCAGGGTCGAGAGGATTGGCTTCACCTTTCACTTTTACGTATCGGGTGATTTTCGTGTCGTACAGTCTTTTGAGGGCAATCTTATCATCCGCTTTACCCCTTTTGAAGTTCGCCACAAAGCACCAGTTACGATTCTTTATTCGTGTAAAGTATCTGCTGGCAATCCAATATTTACCTTTCTTGGGATGTCGTCTCTTGGCCCATTGCCATAGCTTTTCAAATATCAAGTAATCAGCTTTTCTGAATGTGTCCGAAGCCACGCAATTCTTGTAGTAATTCACCCAACCGACTATTACCGGATTCAAAAGTCTTATAAGAGATTCCTGTTTACTACCTTTATTGGAATCAATGATTCCTCTGATTTTCTCCATGAATCCCTTCAGACTCTTTTTGGACGGCTTTATTAGAAGTATTCCATTGTATTTACGGATATTGTACCCGAGAAAATCAAAGCCCTCTTCAATATGGGTTATCTTTGTCTTTTCTTCTGATAGAGTAAGTCCCCGACTTTCAAGGAAGTTCTCCACTAACGGCTTTATTTCCTCCAATGCTTCCCTAGTCCTTCCCGTAATGATAAAATCATCCGCGTATCGAACCATGTGAACCTTTGGATAATATACTTGTCCCTTAACGGATTTCCTATAATACTTTTCTGCGAGCATTGCTTGCAGACCGTCCAATGTCATATTGGCAAGAGTTGGCGAGATAATTCCACCCTGTGGAGTTCCTTCTTCCGTAGGGAATAATTCCTTGTTGAAAACGAAACCGCATTTGAGCCATTTTTTCAGCATGACTTTATCCATTGGAATATTTTCCAACAGCCAGTCATGACTGATATGGTCAAAACAACCTTTGATGTCTCCTTCTAAAATCCATTCGGGAGAAGCTGTCTTGGCAAGGACGCAAAAACATTGTTCTCTTGCATCGCCAGCACTTCTCTCTTTACGGAATCCGTAGGAGTTGCTGTCAGCAGTTGTTTCTGACACAGGTTCCAATGCGAGCAGATACAATGCCTGCATTGCCCTGTCTTTCATCGTCGGAATCCCTAATGGACGCAACTTCCCGTTACTCTTTTTAATATGTATCCTTCTTAGAGGTTGAGGGGTATAGCCTCTTCTTCTTAGCTCGCTGATGGCCTTGAATTTACTGTTGGAAGTTGCCCACACAGCTTTATCAACACCCGCAGTTTTACTGCCTCTGTTCGATGTAACACGTTTTACCGCTAAAGCTTTAGCGTAAAACGAATGCGTCAGCATCCACTGCAAAGCTTTCACCCTGCCGTGTTTGCCTGCTTTCTGAGCTTTTACAATACGTGCTTGTAGCTTATTAACCGCTATTTCGCACTTGTTCCAGTCTATGCTTTCCCAAGTGCTCCACTTTTGGTCAGTAGATGCACACGATGTCTTACTTTCGTTCATTTGCTTTTCTCCTTTAAATAAGTTCTAAAAGTTTCTTGTAAAAAGTCACCTTGCGGAAGTCAGCCCACTTTCGTGTGAGGTGATGTTTCAACCTCTATCCGCTCCATTACAGAATGGCATTCGCTTTTTCCACATTCCTCTGCCCGCATTTCATTCGGCTTTCCTTACGGTTTGCTTACCTGCTGTTATACAGGAGAAATACGGGTTTACCATGTTTCTTGTATATGACAAACGAATGGGTTAGAATCCGTCTATCCGCCGGCAGTCATCATGTTCGTGTAACCTTAGCATGAAGAAGGTTATCCGACTGCGTCCCTTTTGGGTTAGAGCCCAGTATCATTAACAGCTCATTCGAAGTTACGACGTTTATCAACGGTTCACATTACGTTATTCATACCATTCAGCCTAGCTCCCCTGCCACTCGATACTAACGGCAGTTGTCGTTCCCTCGCGGTTCTGACTTCTCCTTTCGGAAGGGCTTCATTGTTGGTTCTGCTATCGCACGACCTCATTGCTTACTATCGCACGTTCCCATAGGCTACTGTTGACGAAACAACAGGTTTAATCGTTCTATTTCCAGCGCGTGGAATGGAATGTTAAACAATCATATACAAGACTTACATGTCGCAGCCAGGCTTCCTCAATTAATATCATCTTGCGGATACCCTGCAAACGTCTCATTTTATTAATGAAAGTCTCCATGATAATGATAGTCACCACCGGAAAAAGTATGGGATTATCCTTCACGACATCCAGTTCGAATACGATGAACCGCTTGTTCAGTAAATCCAGTTCCTTGTCCGAGTTCAGCAGATAGCCGTATTCGCCGTTCTTGTAATAGGGTTCCAGCACGTTCAGAAAACCGTCCACGTCAAAGTCCTTCTCGCGCACGTTCTTGTCTGCCAGCACCTTGCGGTAGTCCTTCCTTACAAAGTCATAGAACGAGTTGAAATTGGGCTTTATCTTCCGGTTCTTCCTTATCTTCTCGATATACAGGCTGACCGCGTTCGATAGCGCCACCTCTTCCGAGCGCCGGGGCGGCTCGTCCTCTCTTTTCCACAAAGTCAGAATCAGCGTCTTGATGCTGTCCCGCTTCTCGATGTCATACCGGTAATCCTGTGTAAAAAACGGATTGAAAGAAATCGGGTCATCTTCCTGGTAGGTGAAATAAACCCCGTCGTCCCCGCCTGTTTTCTGATGAATCAGGTCGCACAGCCCCTTGTATGAATTTCCGGTATCCACCAGCAGGATATGCGTACCTTGTTCCCAATACTGCCTTACCATATGGTTGGTGAAAAAGCTCTTTCCGCTGCCCGACGGGCCGAGGATGAACTTGTTCCGGTTTGTCACCACCCCTTTTTTCATGGGCAGGTCCGATATGTCGAGGAAGACGGGCTTTCCCGTCAGCCGGTCCACCATGCGCAGACCGAAGGGGGAGAGCGAGTTCCGGTAGCAGGTTTCTGCCGTAAAGAAGCATAGTGCCTGTTCGGTGAACGTGTAGAAGCTCTCTTCCGAAGGGAAGTCCGCCTCGTTTCCCGGTATGCCCGCCCAGTAGAGGACCGGCAGGTCGGTGGTGTTATGGCGGGGTGTGCATTCCATCAGCGCCAGTGCGCTGCCCACGTCATTCTTCGCCCGCCGCAGCTCGTCCCCGTTTTCGGCCCACGCGATGATGTTGCAATGGCAGCGGACGGATTGCAGCCCGTTGGTGTGCGCCACGTTCAAGTATTCATCCAGCCATTCCTTGTTTATCTGGTTGCTCCGGCTGTAGCGTGAAAGCGACTGCATGTTCTTCGCCGTTTTCTCAAAACGGGCGAGGTTCTCGCTGCTGTCGTCTATGAATATTCACTGGTTGTAGATATGGTCGCAGGGCAGCATGATACCCACGGGCGAGGCATAGCTCAGACGGCAGTCCGAGCGGTCCGTGGAAAGACGTTCATAACGTCCGTCAGTCCGCACCTTTCCCGGCAGGTCGTCGAGGTCGGAAAGGGTATGCAGACAGAGCCGTTTGTCGCCGATACGCATCTCGTCCGGGTTCAACTGCATGTCTTGTAGCATGACGCTTCCGTCCGTCGATAAGGTCAGGTACCTCTCGATGATGCCCGGTTCGTTTTCCGTTCCCGTTATCTCTTCCGTGGCCAGCCGTTCCAGTCGCACTAGCCCGCCGTCATTAACAATACTCTCGAACTGTCCCACCGACTCCATGAAACGCTCCATTGTCTCTTTGTCCTGTATCTCTTTCGGCACCAGAAACTTCCGACACAGCGTATTCCAGTTGCTTTGCTGCCGGGAGCGTTCTTTGGTGGTCTTGGTGAGAAACAGGTAGCAGGTGTGGTTGAGATAGGGCCGTTCGTTGAAATGCCGTTCAAAACTGCGGGAGAGGAAGCTCAGGTCGTCTTTCCCGGTGTCGGGTCTGTATTTCTCCGTGATGAAAATATCCTGCTTGTGGATGATTGAATAGTTCGGCAATACCTTAATTGCCTTGGCTCATGTGGCGTGCATCGCCTCATATTCCGTGGATGATACCGAAAATACTTCCGGCAGTGTCACCCGGAAAGCCACCGTTATGTCAGCGTCCTTGCTGACGATGCAGCCGTGTTCCACCGCCATGACGGGGAATTTGCTTTCCAGTGTGGATGTTGTCAATGTACTTCTCATAATTTACGATTGTTGTTTTTTAATCAGACGTGTGATACGTTTCCGTGAGATGATCCGTCGGGGATGCTGCCGGGCGGCAAGGAGCTTCATCAGTCCGTGGCTACCAAACTGCTTGTTCAGCGAGAAGGTTAGCCAGACTATTGCCGTGGCCGCCGATACCCCGAAACCGATACATACCCATTGCCCGATGCCCGCCGTGTACATGATGACGAACACCACGAACACGGCAAGCAGCCCGAAAGCAAAAATAAAAAGGTATTGGGCACGGAGTCCCTTAAATTCCACCTCACGCCCCACACCTTTGTTTATCTCAAAATCAGACATAAGTTGTGCCTTTGAATTGTTTTTAGAGGAAGAACGACCTCAGAATAGTGGCGGCTACTATCAGGAAGATACAGGCTCCAAACCAGCTGCTCGCAGTTTTCGAGGTATCCGGATCGCCCGAACTGAACTTCTGATAGACCTTGACGCCCCCAATCAAACCGATAATGGCACCCACCGCGTACACCAGTTTCGTCCCCGGATCAAAATATCCCGTCACTAATTGCGTGGCTTCCGTGATGCCCGCCTGTCCGTTCCCTTGTGCCATTGCCGCACCCGCTGCCGCCAGTACGGCCAGCATCATAATCAATCTTTTCTGTTTCATTAATTTCCGTGATTTTTTTAAGTGAATAAAAATCCACGGGCTGCCCCCTTTCACTATCCCCATAAGGCAGCCGTGGCCGTTTATGGTTTAATGGTTCAGGGGGTAAGTTCCGGCAGGTAATCAGCCGGAGTCAAAATACATCTCTCGCATGGTTGCATGATTGAATGGTGAAACTTCATTGTTAATTCTCTCCCCGGGATGAAGATCTGAATCATCCCGAATCGTAATAGCCTTTTGTTCTCATTGTCTTCTGCGTTTTAAATGTTTAACCGGCCTTCTTCAGATAGGCTCCGCACTTGAAACCTTTGCGGGGCATATAGTTCTCAAAGGAGGAGGATTTGAACAGCCACATCCGATTTGCCCACCGGGCAAGGTCACGCTCGTACTGCGTGGGCACCCGTTCATTCCCATAATCCCGGAAAGGAATCACAAAGGGGGTGATACCCAGTTCCCTCAGTGTGTTCAGCCGGAACAGGTCCTGCTCGATAGTCGAATTGAAACCTACCAGCACATAGCAGGTTAT
This window contains:
- the traJ gene encoding conjugative transposon protein TraJ; this translates as MVLLSIDWTNLHELLRSLYDEMMPLCEDMASVAKGVAGLGALFYVAYRVWQSLARAEPIDVFPLLRPFVLGLCIMFFPTMVLGTINGILSPVCSATSSLVEQQTFDMKKYQEEKDELEREAMLRDPAKAFLVSDEEFDKKIDELGWSLGDMDTMINMYGQKAVYDMGEKIRQWFRELLELFFQAASLLIDTLRTFFLIVLSILGPISFALAVYDGFQSTLTTWLSRYICIYLWLPVGDLFGAILSRIQILMLQQDIKQMQDPTFVPDASNSVYCIFMIIGIIGYFCVPTVSSWIIQAGGAGAYGQKVGGAGKMAGNGAAAVGGAVGGSVAGRIKKMF
- the traM gene encoding conjugative transposon protein TraM codes for the protein MLEPLQVGGVLVPANTPLYGTVRIEGQRMAVTVNSIESGGNILPVELTAYDMDGQAGLFVPNTAERTAMKEAAANIGGSFGTSISFARSASQQLVMDVTRGVLGGGSQYLATKMREVKVAVKANYQLLLISKKQ
- a CDS encoding DUF4133 domain-containing protein, with the protein product MSDFEINKGVGREVEFKGLRAQYLFIFAFGLLAVFVVFVIMYTAGIGQWVCIGFGVSAATAIVWLTFSLNKQFGSHGLMKLLAARQHPRRIISRKRITRLIKKQQS
- a CDS encoding DUF4141 domain-containing protein; amino-acid sequence: MKRKMTILLVALLSLSVTVRAQWAVFDPSNFAQSIVNSANEIVQTSTTAQNMWSNFQETVKIYQQGKAYYDALKSVHDLVKGARKVQQTILLVGDISDIYVTNFNTMMGDPNFTVEELSAIAFGYNRLLEESSNLLLDLKEVTTATGLSMTDKERLDIINRIYGEVLEYKNLTWYYTRKNIGVSYLRSKEKGDAARVLSLYGTHDQRYW
- the ltrA gene encoding group II intron reverse transcriptase/maturase; its protein translation is MNESKTSCASTDQKWSTWESIDWNKCEIAVNKLQARIVKAQKAGKHGRVKALQWMLTHSFYAKALAVKRVTSNRGSKTAGVDKAVWATSNSKFKAISELRRRGYTPQPLRRIHIKKSNGKLRPLGIPTMKDRAMQALYLLALEPVSETTADSNSYGFRKERSAGDAREQCFCVLAKTASPEWILEGDIKGCFDHISHDWLLENIPMDKVMLKKWLKCGFVFNKELFPTEEGTPQGGIISPTLANMTLDGLQAMLAEKYYRKSVKGQVYYPKVHMVRYADDFIITGRTREALEEIKPLVENFLESRGLTLSEEKTKITHIEEGFDFLGYNIRKYNGILLIKPSKKSLKGFMEKIRGIIDSNKGSKQESLIRLLNPVIVGWVNYYKNCVASDTFRKADYLIFEKLWQWAKRRHPKKGKYWIASRYFTRIKNRNWCFVANFKRGKADDKIALKRLYDTKITRYVKVKGEANPLDPEWKEYFEKRKTYKMLKSLNGRKSLLYMWEKQNHLCPICGEPIDKEHSWGTNERIVNGKKVNFLVHDSCRRKVIQLK
- a CDS encoding conjugative transposon protein TraM, with the translated sequence MTQSDKKEEKEKDKGAQKTEPASEKEKKLSGKAAEKLKFYGVVTFLSLLCAGFIWFIFKPDTPETVEGTAGINTTIPDAIAPETMADKQKAYELEEMKKRRQEKVRTLQDMAGGYLTPDTTDGLKPEEDVPKADAIRESREKQRQISRQITSFYQEPKESPRVDELERQVKELNEKLERERKGQDPLELMEKSYEMAARYFPGQTGGQVKNIQPAGGASGNPAAIAAGRAAENVVSSLAAPPAPDTIPRNYGFATAVGGGQLAGANTIRACVAEDQTVTTGA
- a CDS encoding DUF4134 domain-containing protein, with the protein product MKQKRLIMMLAVLAAAGAAMAQGNGQAGITEATQLVTGYFDPGTKLVYAVGAIIGLIGGVKVYQKFSSGDPDTSKTASSWFGACIFLIVAATILRSFFL